The Tenebrio molitor chromosome 5, icTenMoli1.1, whole genome shotgun sequence genome segment tccaaatgttaaatcaatttgaaatgttttttcgtaaaaatgttatagagaaaagtttcataaattggcgagttcttccactggttaaaattaacacacgtatttcagatacaccctgtatatttatttattaaactgtaACTTGTTTTACAAATAGATTGTCtcacaaaatgttttatttatgtaaaaatttaGTTGGGAATTGCCCATCTTCTTCAAAAGCCTTAGAAAGAAACTAAGCGAGGATGATTTCCACGGTCCTCttaaacaacataaatcaGCTATGCTGGGAGATAAGCTGGAAGCTGCCTGGGAAGCAGAAAAAGCAACGCACAAAGACCCATCATTTTGGAGAGTTTTAATTAAGACATTTTATCTGGAATTTATCGTTTATGGATTTATTCATTTTCTCAGCGAAATCGCACTTCTGTAAGTAAAACAGATAATTCTAAAAGAATGGAAAAAGtgtttttgaactcactaacttcaaaatgacaacGCAACAAAtgtagatttcgcgcactagtgcttcaaaatcatccaaaaagcattgggttttttgagcattctgaaaataatttgacttgataataataaaatctgctttacaaaacgtcatttctcctatttggatgttgaaaatttcgaaagaatgaaaataaatcgctattaattcgattgacactaGGGTAAGCGCCATCTATTGACTAAATCGGAAActattggaaataattttaaaatgctaatgttcgtttcaaaaaatattgtacaaacctCGATGCGCGAAGACGTATTCggacattcgcgcaaatgaagcactcgctccttcgtcgcttgtgcctcaaataatgcgctcatgtgcgaaaaatgtcttctcgcgctcggttcgtaaataactatttcatagAAACAtagtgatttttatttgtcacatgTTATTCAAAACATGATGTTGTTCAAAAGTTTATGATGTCTACACATCTAAAATTTAGAGAAAATTATCGATTAAAACATATTGATTAAAATGTGATGATTACTCGATATAATAATACTTAGAGATACTTGAATTTGTTTGCTGTTTGCGCAAAGTTCCTGAGCAGAGACGCCACAAAAACAACGCACTTATCTTATCAAATCAATTATTTCGAAACCCTAAATTTGTTCCACCGTAGAATATGTCAACCCTTTTGTCTCGGAAAACTCTTGGACTACTTTTCGCAACCCGAAACAACGATCACCAGAGACCAAGCTTACGTGTATGCAGCTGTCTTCGTCTTACTAGCAGCTCTTTACGTGATCACATTCAATTGGATGATACTTGAGGAAACAGTTCTCGGTATGAAAGTCCGAGTTGCTTGTGGTTCTCTCCTCTACAGACACGCCTTAAAGCAAACGAAGAGCAACCTTTCCAAAACAACAGTCGGCCAAACTATCAATCTCTTTGCCAACGACCTGAAGAGGTTTGAAGGGTTATTCACATTTTTGCCCTTCGTGCTTTTTATCACTCCGATCGAACTGATTGTCTCCATATACATTTTTGACGTGGGCTACAGCCACGCAGCACTCACTGCAGTTGCAGCATTGGTGCTAATTGCTCTAGGAATGTGTACGTACTAGGTTTCAATTAGATTCTTTcctaaatgaagaatttttaagATCTTCTATCAAGGAAAATTTCCACTTACCGAATGAAAATTGCGGTGAATACTGACAGCAGAGTGCGTCTGATGGATGGGATAATCAACGGCATTCAGGTCATTAAAATGTACACTTGGGAGAAACCGTTTGGAAAACTGATACAACTAATAAGAGAGTAAGACTAGGTGTATTCGAAATATCttttttctaaatagttttattatttatttccagaACGGAAATCTTCCACATAACCACCATCTCACACTTTCGCATTTCCATAGTTTCGGTCAAAGCGTTTATACACAGACTTACTGTTTTTTCCTATCTATTGGTCGCCATCTTGAGTGGACTGTCAACAACAGCACAACACGTTTTCCCATTGGCAACAGCTTTCGAAATATTGAAAGTATCCACAATAGTTGTGTTGCCTCGCGCTTTGGTCAATTTTGCAGAAACTAAAATAACTGTGCGCAGAATCCAAGCATTTTTGCTCTCTGATCACAAATTTGACGGAAATGGCCGACAAAAGAGTTTGCTGCCAAGTGGTTCAATTCCCAACACGCTCTCAACATCTGAGGGGTGCACCAAGCAGACTCCACCTGGAATAGCAGCGAAAAATATAAGTGTCAAGTGGGACCAGTCTTCTCCAATTTGCAACCTACACGACATCAGCTTCGATGTAGCTCCAGGGGAGTTAATCGCTGTTATCGGTCCCACTGGTAGTGGCAAGACAACTTTACTCCAAACCATTTTGAAAGAAATTCCCTTACTGAAAGGGAGTCTTGACGTTGGGGGGACCACATCCTACAGTTCTCAAGAAGCTTGGATTTTCAATTCTACCAtaagacaaaatattttgtttggaGAAGAAATGGACgacgaaaaatatcaaaaagtTGTGAAAGTGTGCGCTTTGGAACACGATTTTGCTCTCTTTCCTTATGGCGACAGTACTGTAGTGGGTGAGAAAGGTGCGATGTTGAGTGGAGGACAGAAAGCGAGAGTTAATCTGGCTAGAGCGGTCTACAGAGATGCGGATATCTATCTTCTGGACGACCCTCTAGCTGCTGTGGACCCTCAAGTAGCTCGACACCTCTTCGATGAGTGCATTGCGGGTTACTTAAAAAACAAGTGTGTAGTATTGGTAACTCATCAAATACAACTTCTGAGAAAAaccaaatatatttatttcttgGAGAAAGGCAAATTAATCGCTCAAGGGTTGTATGAAGATCTGGCCAACAATCCCCGACAAAATCTTTTCGAATTAATAAAAGTAGAAAATGAGGACAACAAGCTCGACGTGTTGACTGCTGGCACTGAAATAACTTCGAGCAAAAAACTCTTGACGTCTCAGCAACCCCAGAAGGACAAAATGGGGAAcgtgaatgtcaaaaaaagctaccaaaaatatttcattattaacgGTAACTGGCTTTCTACTTTGGGACTGATGTCGCTCTTCGTTCTCCTCCAAGTAATTGCAGTCTTTGCCGATTATGTCATCATTTTCTGGGTTGATTTGGTCCAAgagcaaaaaaattcaaactcaTCGACTACCAATCGCGTCAGCAACACCAACGACTACATAGATTCACACAAAGGTGCTTTGGAAAAgctgttcacaatcgacaatTTCTTGTACATCTATGCAATCATAATCGTCCTGATGATTGTTGTTACGGAAATCCGGTCGTGggtttttgtcaaatttagtgTCCACGCTTCCAGAGTACTGCACAACAACATGTTCCAACAAATCGTCAacggaaaaatgaaattttttaacacacACCAGTCCGGACAAATCCTAAACAGGTTCTCGAAAGATATTGGGATGATTGACGAGATACTTCCTTCGCTGTTAATGGACGCCATTCAAATTTTCTTCTCGTTGTTTGgggtttttcttttaatatctATTCTAGATTACTGGTTCACCATTGCAATGGTGGTACTCATTGTGATATTTGGTTGCTACGTGTTTGTTATGTTGCCAGTCAGCCAAGTCACAAATGAACTTGAAGGAAGCAGTAAGTCCAGTTTTGCAAAGAGTCAAAGAAAGTAACTGTAATGAATTGTTCTTAGCAAGGGGACCAGTCGTATCTCACCTAGCTTCTTCTTTGCAAGGACTCATCACCATTCGAGCTTTCAATGCTCAAAGAGTTTTGACACGCGAATTTGACAAATACCAGGACCGTCATAGCTCGATCTTCTATATGAACTTGACTCTTCACGGCGCTGTAAGATTTTGGGTAGATTTAACTTGCACAGTGTACATCGCAGTAGTAACTTTCCGTTTCTTCTTACATCAAGGTGATGTTTCCATTATTTAAGAAAACTGTTGCTAACTTATCATCGTAGATTTTCCTGTTAGCTACATCGGTTTGGTCATTATGCAGTCCACTGTTACCACCGGAATGTCGTCTTTCTTCATGAAGAACTTCTGCGACGTGGCTAACAATATGAAATCCGTTGAACGTGTTTTGGAGTATTCGGAAAACATAGCGGAGGAAGACACAGGAACGG includes the following:
- the LOC138131084 gene encoding probable multidrug resistance-associated protein lethal(2)03659, whose amino-acid sequence is MEDRQQTDINKSRKKHPREKTNLLSHILFCWELPIFFKSLRKKLSEDDFHGPLKQHKSAMLGDKLEAAWEAEKATHKDPSFWRVLIKTFYLEFIVYGFIHFLSEIALLICQPFCLGKLLDYFSQPETTITRDQAYVYAAVFVLLAALYVITFNWMILEETVLGMKVRVACGSLLYRHALKQTKSNLSKTTVGQTINLFANDLKRFEGLFTFLPFVLFITPIELIVSIYIFDVGYSHAALTAVAALVLIALGMYLLSRKISTYRMKIAVNTDSRVRLMDGIINGIQVIKMYTWEKPFGKLIQLIRETEIFHITTISHFRISIVSVKAFIHRLTVFSYLLVAILSGLSTTAQHVFPLATAFEILKVSTIVVLPRALVNFAETKITVRRIQAFLLSDHKFDGNGRQKSLLPSGSIPNTLSTSEGCTKQTPPGIAAKNISVKWDQSSPICNLHDISFDVAPGELIAVIGPTGSGKTTLLQTILKEIPLLKGSLDVGGTTSYSSQEAWIFNSTIRQNILFGEEMDDEKYQKVVKVCALEHDFALFPYGDSTVVGEKGAMLSGGQKARVNLARAVYRDADIYLLDDPLAAVDPQVARHLFDECIAGYLKNKCVVLVTHQIQLLRKTKYIYFLEKGKLIAQGLYEDLANNPRQNLFELIKVENEDNKLDVLTAGTEITSSKKLLTSQQPQKDKMGNVNVKKSYQKYFIINGNWLSTLGLMSLFVLLQVIAVFADYVIIFWVDLVQEQKNSNSSTTNRVSNTNDYIDSHKGALEKLFTIDNFLYIYAIIIVLMIVVTEIRSWVFVKFSVHASRVLHNNMFQQIVNGKMKFFNTHQSGQILNRFSKDIGMIDEILPSLLMDAIQIFFSLFGVFLLISILDYWFTIAMVVLIVIFGCYVFVMLPVSQVTNELEGSTRGPVVSHLASSLQGLITIRAFNAQRVLTREFDKYQDRHSSIFYMNLTLHGAVRFWVDLTCTVYIAVVTFRFFLHQDFPVSYIGLVIMQSTVTTGMSSFFMKNFCDVANNMKSVERVLEYSENIAEEDTGTEKLREQWPSEGKVEFQSVSLRYSPEEPPVLKEISFTVQPREKIGIIGRTGAGKSSLLSVLFHLFPFDGKVVVDGVDTKTLPLSKMRSAISIVPQNPVLFSETLRKNLDPFGEYSDDAIWAALDDVELKDTIAALPAGLETMVTDGASNFSVGQKQLLCLVRAILRNSKIIVLDEATANVDLKSDELIQSTIRKRFKDCTILTIAHRLLTVMDADKILIMDAGKVIEFDHPYNLLKNANGFFYEYIHKGGKNMAEKLMSMAEKNYLQKAA